The nucleotide window GTAATAAGCACCTGAAACCTTCTGGTGATATATTTATCCCATCCCTTAAACTCTGCCTTGTTAGCCCGTCTGCTGTGATGTTTAAAAAATCCCTACTGGATGAGGTGGGCATGTTTGATGAGGAGTTCCCAGTGTGTGAGGATTATGACCTGTGGCTCAGGATCGCATACAGATACCCGGTTTACCTTATAGAACAGGATCTTCTTGTAAAAGAAGGAGGTGCACCTGACCAGCTTTCTGCGAGCATAAAAGGTATGGACATGTACAGGATTAAGGCAATGGTTAATTTGTTCAAAAAAGGGGTGCTGAATGATATACAGGCAAAGGCGCTTTTAACAGAGCTTGAATACAAGTGCGATGTGTATGGGAACGGGTGTATTAAGAGGGGGAAGATTGAAGAGGGGGAATATTACCTGTGCTTGATTAAAACCCTGCTGTGATATTGAGGCCCTCTTGTTTTCTGTCAACTGTGTAGTTCCGATCATTGTGCGTTTAAAAAATAGTATGAACCAGCCCGGCTATTCTATTAAAATGGTTATCACATGTAATTAATTCTGCACCATGTTCCATTGCCTGAGCAGCTATCCAGATGTCATTTGTTGGTATTGGAGTCCCATTGGATTTCAATTGTTGTGCAATCCTTGAATACCTGTCTGATGTAATATCTCCTATTTTTAATATCTCAACTATTTCATGAGATAAAAATTGATTAAGTTCATCCATGTTCTGTTTGAATTTTGCGCCGTTTCGAAACCCGTAAAGCAATTCACCCATAACAATAGGAGAGAAAACAATCTCGTCTGAATTTGTAATAACCTCAACAATCTCTTCATTATTCAATTTAAAAGCGACATAAGCGCTTGTATCCAGCAAAATCTTCACTTCCACATATCCTCATCAATCTGCTCAAAAATTTTAATTGAGTCTAAAAATTGTGAAGCATCTTTTTTATGCCAGCCGCCAGCGAGTGCCTTTAAGGAATTACCATTACGAAAACGCTTTTTCTTCTTTCCCATATTATTCTGAATAATATCAAGAACCACATTGTTAAGGGATTGACCGCTTTCCATAGCCTTTTTCCTGATCTCTTTTTCTATTTCCGGGTCAATTCCCCGGATAGTTATCTGTGCC belongs to Desulfatiglans sp. and includes:
- a CDS encoding glycosyltransferase, with product MTKISVIIPTYNRAEKVCRAITSVIKQTYKDFEIIVIDDASTDNTIERLNEFGSQIKVILHEKNKGVSAARNSGIRNAKGEYIALLDSDDYWLPEKLEVQTAFFRAHPDAVICQARELWIRHGKRVNPGNKHLKPSGDIFIPSLKLCLVSPSAVMFKKSLLDEVGMFDEEFPVCEDYDLWLRIAYRYPVYLIEQDLLVKEGGAPDQLSASIKGMDMYRIKAMVNLFKKGVLNDIQAKALLTELEYKCDVYGNGCIKRGKIEEGEYYLCLIKTLL
- a CDS encoding type II toxin-antitoxin system VapC family toxin — protein: MKILLDTSAYVAFKLNNEEIVEVITNSDEIVFSPIVMGELLYGFRNGAKFKQNMDELNQFLSHEIVEILKIGDITSDRYSRIAQQLKSNGTPIPTNDIWIAAQAMEHGAELITCDNHFNRIAGLVHTIF